A stretch of the Bacteroidales bacterium genome encodes the following:
- a CDS encoding ATP-binding protein, producing MKKYINIESKIDNVSLIEKFIDDFSEENKINADLYGKILIATIEAVNNSIVHGNKEDVNKSVYLEMQKEGNQIKVYVRDEGEGFDYENIPDPTIPENLENIHGRGIYLMNHLADEVNFYNDGSVVQMIFNLE from the coding sequence ATGAAAAAATATATTAACATCGAATCGAAAATTGACAACGTAAGCCTTATAGAAAAATTTATTGACGATTTTTCTGAAGAAAACAAGATTAATGCCGACTTGTATGGCAAAATTCTTATAGCCACCATAGAGGCGGTGAATAATTCCATTGTTCATGGCAACAAGGAGGATGTTAATAAAAGTGTTTATCTGGAGATGCAAAAAGAAGGGAATCAGATCAAAGTTTATGTGAGGGATGAAGGAGAAGGCTTTGATTATGAGAATATTCCCGATCCTACCATACCTGAAAATCTGGAGAATATTCATGGCCGGGGCATTTATCTTATGAATCATCTTGCTGATGAGGTCAATTTCTACAATGATGGGTCTGTAGTGCAAATGATCTTCAATCTGGAGTAA
- the ade gene encoding adenine deaminase gives MKQSNNIITGQIVDIPGRQIFPGKIHIENGIIRKIEPSRESTDDGYILPGLVDAHVHIESSMLSPQQFARTAIQHGTVGTVSDPHEIANVLGEEGIRFMVSNAGSAPLKINFGVPSCVPATPFETSGAVIDSRKVKNLLEEDQFGYLSEMMNFPGVLARDEEVMSKIKAAQATGRPVDGHAPGLRGDDLKKYIDTGITTEHECNTYEEAKEKMEKGMMIQIREGSAARNFDALWPLIKEHPDQVMLCSDDRHPDDLVKGHINLLIKKGLEYGLDIFDLLKAATYNPVLHYDLPIGLLRENDFADFIRVDDLTQFNILSTYINGKCYYDQGQVYFEPVADQSPNIMEADPIKTSDLQVDAGSPVRVIHAHDHELYTSWSTEHPKEEGGLFYSDTSNDILKIVVLSRYKSQKPSVGFIRNFGLKKGALGSSIAHDSHNLIVVGTNDHSIVQAMNGLIQQKGGIVVFDGADLHGLPLEIAGLMSHQAAEEVSAQYHMLTQVADALGCELEAPFMTLSFMALPVIPELKITDQGLFDVQKFQYVPLHVDQ, from the coding sequence ATGAAACAATCCAATAACATCATTACAGGCCAAATCGTAGATATTCCCGGCCGACAGATTTTTCCCGGGAAAATTCATATCGAAAACGGGATAATACGAAAGATAGAGCCAAGCCGTGAGTCGACAGATGATGGCTATATTTTACCCGGTCTTGTGGATGCCCATGTGCACATTGAAAGCTCGATGCTTTCTCCGCAGCAATTTGCAAGAACAGCGATTCAACATGGAACGGTGGGTACCGTTTCCGATCCCCATGAAATTGCTAATGTGTTGGGAGAAGAAGGTATCCGGTTTATGGTATCCAATGCCGGTTCTGCTCCTTTAAAAATTAATTTTGGCGTTCCTTCCTGTGTTCCGGCTACGCCTTTTGAAACTTCCGGAGCTGTGATCGATAGCCGGAAGGTCAAAAATTTGCTTGAGGAAGATCAATTCGGATATCTTTCCGAGATGATGAACTTCCCGGGTGTCCTTGCAAGAGATGAAGAAGTGATGAGCAAAATTAAAGCTGCCCAGGCTACCGGTCGCCCTGTAGATGGACATGCGCCCGGTTTGCGGGGAGATGATCTGAAGAAATATATCGATACAGGTATTACCACCGAACATGAATGCAACACCTATGAGGAAGCCAAAGAAAAAATGGAGAAAGGAATGATGATTCAGATAAGGGAGGGTAGCGCTGCACGAAATTTTGATGCTTTATGGCCATTGATTAAGGAACATCCCGATCAGGTAATGTTATGCAGTGACGATCGCCATCCCGATGATCTTGTTAAAGGCCATATCAACCTTTTGATCAAAAAAGGCCTGGAATACGGGTTGGATATTTTTGATCTGCTGAAAGCCGCCACCTATAATCCCGTCTTGCATTATGATTTACCCATTGGTTTGTTGAGAGAAAATGATTTTGCTGATTTTATCCGTGTGGATGATCTGACCCAATTCAATATCCTCAGTACCTATATTAATGGAAAGTGTTATTATGACCAGGGGCAGGTCTATTTCGAGCCTGTAGCAGATCAAAGTCCCAATATTATGGAGGCCGATCCCATAAAGACAAGCGATCTGCAGGTTGATGCCGGTAGTCCCGTACGGGTTATCCATGCACACGACCATGAATTGTATACATCCTGGTCAACCGAACATCCCAAGGAAGAGGGCGGCCTGTTTTACTCTGACACCAGCAATGATATTCTGAAGATTGTTGTTTTGAGCCGGTATAAATCCCAGAAGCCTTCCGTGGGTTTTATCCGGAATTTTGGTCTGAAGAAAGGCGCTTTGGGTTCCAGCATTGCTCATGACAGCCACAACCTGATTGTGGTGGGAACCAATGACCATTCCATTGTTCAGGCAATGAATGGATTGATACAACAAAAAGGAGGCATCGTTGTTTTTGACGGAGCCGACCTCCACGGATTGCCCCTGGAAATTGCCGGTTTGATGTCCCATCAGGCTGCCGAAGAGGTCTCCGCCCAATACCACATGCTTACACAGGTTGCCGATGCCCTGGGATGTGAACTGGAGGCTCCCTTTATGACGCTTTCGTTTATGGCACTTCCGGTTATACCGGAATTGAAGATCACCGATCAGGGATTGTTTGATGTGCAAAAATTTCAGTATGTTCCCTTGCATGTTGACCAGTAA
- the ybeY gene encoding rRNA maturation RNase YbeY, with protein MPVNIFYNYSAFPTPSQNEIIHLAQYVLQQENGKTGQINIIFTDNDEIFSLNAQYLNHHYYTDVIAFYYSRSGPVEGDIFISLDKVDENSKTYHSGFENELIRVIVHGILHLIGYTDNTDEEKERMHRLEDKYIEHYNLNLR; from the coding sequence ATGCCGGTCAACATATTCTATAATTATTCCGCATTTCCTACACCTTCTCAGAATGAGATTATACATCTTGCTCAATACGTCTTACAGCAAGAAAACGGGAAAACCGGGCAGATCAACATTATTTTCACTGATAACGATGAAATATTTTCATTAAATGCCCAATATCTCAATCACCATTATTATACCGATGTCATTGCTTTTTATTACAGCAGATCCGGACCGGTAGAAGGAGACATTTTTATAAGTCTTGATAAAGTGGATGAAAATTCCAAAACTTATCACTCAGGGTTTGAAAATGAATTGATACGGGTTATTGTGCATGGAATTTTACATCTTATTGGTTATACCGACAATACTGATGAAGAAAAAGAACGCATGCACCGGCTCGAGGACAAATACATAGAGCATTACAATTTGAATCTCCGTTAA
- a CDS encoding excinuclease ABC subunit C, which produces MLDESDLLNEKVASLPNKPGVYQYLDKKGEVIYVGKAKDLKKRVSSYFNKSRYENHRLQILVSRIHDIQYIVVESESDALLLENNLIKKYQPRYNVQLKDDKTFPWICIKNEPFPRVFSTRNVINDGSMYYGPYTSANMVRVLLDLVRQLYPLRTCNYNLTQENIEKGKFKECLEYHMGNCKAPCIGYQTEEDYNRAIENIRRILKGDIQEVIHYMKNLMNEYASNYRFEEAQSLKEKIHLLEKYKSRSTVVNPRIDNVDVFSTLEKGKSFYINYLKVTSGRIVQSHTLELKKKLDEDPGELLQVGITEIREKLKSRSKELVVPYAIDYPVNGIKVTVPKKGDKKRLLELSERNLKYYHFEKEKRNEKINRKFSKTKEMEQLREDLRMQQLPNHIECFDNSNIQGSNPVASCVVFRNGKPSKNEYRQYNIKTVEGPDDYASMREVVFRRYRRLLNEGEELPQLIVIDGGKGQLSAALESLRELDIHKQITIIGIAKKLEEIFLPDDPVPLYLDKNSSSLRTIQHLRDEAHRFGVRFHRQKRSQSFTSNELENIQGIGPQTARKLLEKYGSTAEVKKLDPETLEQEVGKSKAKAIINHFASAENKGV; this is translated from the coding sequence ATGTTGGATGAATCTGATCTCTTAAATGAAAAGGTGGCTTCCCTTCCCAATAAGCCCGGAGTTTATCAGTATCTTGATAAAAAAGGTGAGGTCATTTATGTGGGGAAGGCCAAGGATTTAAAAAAGCGGGTTTCAAGCTATTTTAACAAATCGCGCTATGAAAATCACCGGCTGCAAATACTTGTTTCCCGGATTCACGACATTCAGTATATTGTAGTGGAATCCGAATCGGATGCTTTGCTGCTTGAAAACAACCTGATTAAAAAATACCAGCCCAGATATAATGTTCAGCTAAAAGACGATAAAACTTTTCCCTGGATCTGCATTAAGAACGAACCTTTTCCCAGGGTGTTCTCCACACGGAATGTGATCAATGACGGATCGATGTATTACGGACCCTATACTTCAGCCAATATGGTAAGGGTGCTGCTCGATTTGGTCCGGCAGCTTTATCCCCTGCGTACCTGTAATTATAATCTGACTCAAGAAAACATTGAAAAGGGCAAATTTAAAGAGTGTCTGGAATATCATATGGGTAACTGCAAGGCACCCTGTATCGGGTATCAGACTGAAGAAGACTATAACCGGGCTATTGAAAATATCCGGAGGATCCTGAAAGGGGACATCCAGGAGGTGATCCATTACATGAAAAATTTGATGAACGAATATGCTTCTAATTATCGTTTTGAAGAAGCCCAATCGCTAAAGGAAAAGATTCATCTCCTGGAGAAATACAAGAGCCGGTCTACGGTTGTTAACCCCCGGATAGACAATGTGGATGTTTTCTCCACCCTGGAAAAAGGCAAAAGTTTTTACATCAATTACCTGAAGGTAACCTCAGGCAGGATCGTGCAGTCCCATACCCTTGAACTGAAAAAGAAGCTGGATGAAGATCCCGGAGAACTATTGCAGGTGGGCATCACCGAAATCCGGGAGAAATTGAAGAGCCGTTCCAAAGAGCTGGTGGTTCCCTATGCCATCGATTATCCGGTGAACGGCATCAAGGTGACTGTTCCCAAGAAGGGAGATAAGAAAAGGTTGCTGGAGCTTTCCGAGCGCAATCTGAAATATTATCATTTTGAGAAGGAAAAACGGAATGAAAAAATCAACCGAAAGTTTTCAAAAACCAAAGAAATGGAGCAGCTCAGGGAAGATCTTCGTATGCAACAGCTTCCAAACCATATTGAATGTTTTGACAATTCCAATATACAGGGATCCAATCCTGTTGCTTCCTGTGTGGTTTTTCGTAACGGAAAGCCAAGCAAAAATGAGTATCGTCAATATAACATAAAAACAGTAGAAGGGCCGGATGATTATGCCAGCATGCGGGAGGTGGTTTTTAGACGGTACCGGCGTCTGCTGAACGAGGGCGAGGAGTTGCCCCAGCTTATAGTAATCGACGGAGGCAAGGGACAACTTTCTGCCGCATTGGAAAGCCTCAGGGAACTGGATATTCACAAGCAGATTACCATCATCGGCATTGCCAAGAAGCTGGAGGAGATCTTTTTGCCGGACGATCCCGTGCCGTTATATCTGGACAAAAATTCTTCAAGTTTAAGAACGATACAGCACCTGCGTGACGAAGCCCACCGCTTCGGTGTCCGGTTTCACCGGCAGAAAAGGTCCCAGTCGTTTACTTCAAATGAACTGGAAAATATACAAGGCATCGGTCCCCAAACGGCCCGAAAGCTTCTTGAAAAGTACGGATCAACTGCGGAAGTAAAAAAACTGGACCCGGAAACCCTGGAACAGGAGGTCGGTAAATCCAAGGCCAAAGCCATCATCAATCATTTTGCATCTGCAGAAAATAAAGGTGTTTAA
- a CDS encoding DUF4292 domain-containing protein, with amino-acid sequence MKINVLLLVGFLFILSFCGPQKELIQTAPDLPEASDRLYPFVEERNTPYRSLTIRNIKINFSTPDNNSSLYGSLKMIKDSAILISLRTTLGMEISRLLYTEDSVKMLDRQNKKAYFTNYNRLSEIAPLDFDFRLLQSIFSGNIPENYRNAQMPEPKLTRDSVENEVYLGTYEAPHGKDYMNFYGWIYEDLARPSHLVFYKDEENKKFTVKFLDYQKEATHLFPDRVEVVFDQFNQSHKLTLKLNGISRNEFNDIQMDIPSSYKTIYHSK; translated from the coding sequence ATGAAAATTAACGTTTTATTGCTTGTTGGATTTCTATTTATACTCAGCTTTTGTGGTCCTCAGAAAGAATTGATTCAAACTGCCCCCGATTTACCGGAAGCATCTGACCGGTTGTATCCTTTTGTAGAAGAACGAAATACTCCATATCGGAGCTTAACCATAAGGAATATAAAAATTAATTTTTCTACCCCAGATAACAATTCCAGTTTATATGGTTCATTGAAGATGATAAAAGACAGTGCCATTTTAATCTCATTGAGAACAACCTTGGGTATGGAAATTAGCCGTCTTTTATATACGGAAGATAGTGTTAAGATGCTGGATCGTCAGAATAAAAAAGCCTATTTTACAAATTATAACCGGCTGAGTGAAATTGCCCCGCTGGATTTTGATTTTCGGCTTTTACAGTCCATTTTCTCCGGTAATATACCGGAAAATTATCGCAATGCCCAAATGCCGGAACCTAAACTCACCCGTGATTCTGTGGAGAATGAGGTTTATCTTGGAACTTATGAGGCACCACATGGAAAGGATTATATGAATTTTTACGGATGGATTTATGAAGATCTGGCTCGGCCTTCTCATTTGGTTTTCTATAAAGATGAGGAAAATAAAAAATTTACTGTGAAATTTCTGGATTATCAAAAAGAAGCCACCCACCTTTTTCCCGACCGGGTTGAAGTTGTGTTTGATCAGTTTAATCAGTCTCACAAACTCACTTTAAAACTGAATGGTATCTCTCGTAATGAGTTTAACGATATTCAAATGGATATACCTTCTTCCTATAAAACCATTTATCATTCGAAATGA
- a CDS encoding peptidoglycan DD-metalloendopeptidase family protein — protein MRILLNIVIVILILLDFGICQGQSKEELREKIEQKEQEIATASQRLDETRASKESSLNELYLLQRKVELRNELIDHLNNQINDLDRNIQQNEESIDQLESELESLRENYAKIIYTAYKHKKGFNKLMFILSSESFNQAYKRIKYLNQLAQYRRDQARKIQVKKGKLKYRIKELQNLKDEEERALNQRRSEKERLNNEKSRMQNQITNLKQRERQLREDIAQNEKVVSRLEDEIQKIIADERERTDVWKNMSARQKEISQAFENNKGSIPWPVSNGIIARKFGENSHPVLENIKLFNNGVDISASQNSAVKCIWTGEARRVFSIPGANLAVIVRHGNYLSVYSNLTDVDVEVGDIINRGETIGHVYQDESSNENILHLEIYKEDQKLNPEDWLE, from the coding sequence ATGAGAATATTGTTAAATATTGTTATTGTAATACTTATTTTATTGGATTTTGGTATTTGCCAGGGGCAGTCAAAAGAAGAGTTAAGAGAAAAGATTGAGCAAAAGGAACAGGAGATTGCTACTGCCAGTCAGCGACTGGATGAAACCCGGGCATCAAAAGAATCCTCACTGAATGAATTGTATTTGCTCCAAAGAAAAGTTGAACTCAGAAATGAACTAATCGATCACCTCAATAATCAAATCAACGATCTGGACCGGAACATACAGCAAAACGAGGAATCCATCGATCAATTGGAAAGTGAATTGGAGAGCTTAAGGGAAAATTACGCTAAAATCATTTATACTGCTTACAAGCACAAAAAAGGGTTCAACAAGCTCATGTTTATATTGAGCTCAGAAAGTTTCAACCAGGCTTATAAAAGAATTAAATATTTAAATCAATTGGCCCAATACAGGAGGGATCAGGCGCGGAAAATACAGGTGAAGAAAGGAAAACTGAAATATAGGATTAAGGAGCTTCAGAATCTCAAGGATGAGGAAGAGCGGGCCCTTAACCAGAGAAGATCCGAAAAAGAAAGATTGAATAACGAGAAATCCCGGATGCAAAATCAGATTACCAATTTAAAACAAAGGGAGCGTCAACTTCGTGAGGATATTGCTCAAAATGAAAAGGTGGTTTCCCGTCTGGAAGATGAAATACAAAAAATTATTGCAGACGAACGGGAACGGACAGATGTTTGGAAAAATATGTCTGCAAGACAAAAAGAAATTTCCCAGGCCTTTGAGAATAATAAAGGTTCCATTCCCTGGCCCGTTTCAAACGGCATCATAGCCAGAAAATTCGGGGAAAATTCTCATCCGGTTTTGGAAAATATCAAGCTCTTTAATAACGGTGTAGATATAAGCGCTTCACAAAATTCAGCGGTGAAATGTATATGGACAGGGGAGGCCCGAAGAGTGTTTTCCATTCCCGGTGCCAACCTTGCTGTGATTGTCAGACATGGCAATTACCTTTCCGTATATTCCAACTTAACCGATGTAGATGTGGAAGTAGGAGATATCATCAATCGAGGTGAAACCATCGGGCATGTATATCAAGATGAATCAAGCAATGAAAACATTCTGCATCTTGAAATCTATAAAGAGGATCAAAAACTGAACCCGGAAGATTGGTTGGAATAA
- the mnmG gene encoding tRNA uridine-5-carboxymethylaminomethyl(34) synthesis enzyme MnmG yields the protein MNPKYDIIVIGGGHAGSEAAAAAANLGSKVLLITMDMTKIAQMSCNPAMGGIAKGQIVRELDALGGYSGIVTDESMIQFRMLNRSKGPAMWSPRAQCDRLKFSRIWREKLESIPNLDFWQDMVVKLIIKNDTVYGVETRLGITFYSKTVILTAGTFLNGLMHIGANKIPGGRAGERASTGISEQLLDFGFETGRMKTGTPARIDGRTIDYSKLQEQKGDEHWKQFSFLPLKDVMQVQKSCYITFTDPNVHKILEKGFDESPMFNGTIHSIGPRYCPSIEDKVVTFSDKNAHQLFLEPEGENTVECYLNGFSSSLPWDVQYEGIRNLPGFENAKMFRPGYAIEYDFFSPTQLHYTMETKKISNLFLAGQVNGTTGYEEAGAQGLIAGINAHQKIQDKEEFVLNRDQAYIGVLIDDLITKGVDEPYRMFTSRAEYRLLLRQDNADIRLTELSYKLGLASEYRYNLLKEKISYRDRILKFIRNYSTPPDEINRLLSQLNTSPTQQKRKLVDILLRPQVNIYQLIEYVPQLKELYNSLPERRDEIMEAVEIIIKYSGYIDREKQIAGKLSRLEHIRIRENFNYDQIQSLSIEARQKLNRIRPKTIGQASRISGVSPSDVSVLLMYHGR from the coding sequence ATGAATCCAAAATATGATATAATTGTCATTGGAGGCGGCCATGCGGGAAGTGAAGCCGCAGCCGCTGCGGCCAATCTGGGTTCGAAAGTGCTCCTGATCACCATGGATATGACCAAGATTGCCCAGATGTCATGTAATCCCGCAATGGGAGGCATTGCCAAAGGTCAGATAGTTAGGGAACTTGACGCTTTGGGAGGATATAGCGGTATTGTTACCGATGAAAGCATGATTCAGTTTCGAATGCTGAACCGCTCAAAAGGACCTGCCATGTGGAGTCCGCGGGCACAGTGCGACCGACTTAAATTTTCCAGGATATGGAGAGAGAAGCTAGAATCCATTCCAAATCTTGATTTTTGGCAGGATATGGTAGTAAAGCTGATAATTAAGAACGATACCGTTTATGGTGTTGAAACCCGGCTTGGCATTACCTTTTATTCGAAAACCGTTATCCTTACAGCGGGTACCTTTCTAAACGGCCTGATGCACATCGGAGCCAATAAAATACCCGGTGGTCGGGCAGGTGAACGTGCTTCTACCGGAATATCAGAACAGCTTCTTGACTTTGGATTTGAGACAGGTAGGATGAAAACCGGAACTCCCGCCCGCATTGACGGCAGAACCATTGATTATTCCAAATTACAGGAACAAAAAGGCGACGAACACTGGAAACAATTTTCATTTCTTCCACTAAAGGATGTCATGCAGGTTCAGAAAAGCTGCTATATTACCTTTACCGATCCCAATGTGCATAAAATACTGGAAAAGGGTTTTGATGAATCACCGATGTTCAATGGGACCATTCACAGCATTGGCCCCCGGTATTGTCCCAGTATAGAGGATAAAGTAGTGACCTTTTCCGATAAGAATGCCCATCAGCTCTTTCTCGAACCAGAAGGAGAAAATACCGTAGAATGTTACCTCAATGGGTTTTCTTCTTCATTGCCCTGGGATGTTCAGTATGAAGGCATCCGTAACTTACCGGGTTTTGAGAATGCAAAGATGTTCAGACCCGGCTACGCCATCGAATATGATTTCTTTTCTCCAACTCAGTTGCATTATACTATGGAGACCAAAAAGATCAGCAATCTGTTTTTGGCCGGCCAGGTGAACGGAACTACAGGGTATGAAGAAGCAGGTGCCCAGGGGCTCATTGCCGGCATCAATGCCCACCAGAAAATTCAGGATAAAGAAGAATTTGTTTTAAACCGGGATCAGGCGTACATTGGTGTTTTGATTGATGATTTGATCACCAAAGGGGTGGATGAACCCTACCGAATGTTCACATCAAGGGCTGAATACCGGCTTTTGCTTCGCCAGGATAATGCCGATATCAGGCTTACTGAATTAAGTTATAAACTGGGGCTTGCCTCTGAATACCGGTATAATCTTTTAAAGGAAAAAATTTCCTACCGGGACCGAATTTTGAAGTTTATCCGGAATTACAGTACTCCACCCGATGAAATCAATCGTTTGCTAAGCCAATTAAATACTTCGCCAACCCAACAAAAACGAAAACTGGTGGATATTCTTTTAAGACCCCAGGTAAATATTTATCAATTGATCGAATACGTTCCCCAATTAAAGGAACTGTATAATTCCCTTCCGGAGCGGAGGGATGAGATTATGGAAGCGGTGGAGATCATCATCAAGTACAGTGGCTACATAGACCGGGAAAAACAGATAGCAGGTAAACTGAGCCGGCTGGAGCATATTCGTATAAGGGAGAACTTCAATTATGATCAGATTCAGTCCCTGTCCATCGAAGCACGGCAGAAACTGAACCGCATACGGCCAAAAACCATTGGACAGGCCTCACGTATCAGTGGTGTTTCTCCTTCAGATGTCAGTGTATTGCTGATGTATCATGGAAGATAA
- the dut gene encoding dUTP diphosphatase codes for MKVKIVNQSKNPLPRYSTVDSSGMDLQANIDEPVKLKPLERSLVPTGIFIELPSGYEAQVRPRSGLTLKKGITVLNTPGTIDSDYRGEIGIILINLSNETVEITPGERICQMVVSRVEKIELEETSQINDTARSSGGFGHTGTH; via the coding sequence ATGAAAGTTAAGATCGTCAACCAGTCGAAGAATCCTTTGCCCCGTTACAGCACTGTTGATTCTTCGGGAATGGATTTACAGGCCAACATAGATGAGCCCGTCAAACTTAAACCACTTGAAAGATCACTGGTTCCTACAGGAATATTTATTGAACTGCCCTCAGGATACGAGGCCCAGGTACGTCCGAGAAGCGGTTTAACCCTCAAAAAGGGTATCACCGTATTGAATACCCCGGGAACCATTGATTCGGATTACCGTGGAGAAATCGGGATCATTCTGATCAATCTGTCAAATGAAACTGTTGAAATTACTCCCGGTGAGAGAATCTGCCAGATGGTGGTTTCCAGAGTAGAGAAAATCGAATTGGAAGAAACCAGTCAAATCAATGATACTGCGCGTTCAAGTGGAGGTTTTGGACATACAGGAACACATTAA
- a CDS encoding tetratricopeptide repeat protein: protein MRLNVGIVLLGVIFLGISGCSVMDNIGITGKEKAPEDTVYQVLPENKQVEYQYKYIQAIKLRLMGNTSDALEYLNQCIDIKPQAPDPYYQKSLIGSQLEEYQEAIRFGRKAVLYGPDNKWYRKNLAGLYLRNEVLDSARMQYEYLVEELKVNDLDMVFRLAQLYQETNKYQEALTYYNELEARVGVNERISQRKKMIYAKIGEKEKAYREIRKLIEKHPDESKYYGMLAELYATFNEYEKAEKMYNRLFEMDSNNKLGQISLVRYYNNKGEVDKALETYKNQVVPNQSVDFRDKMLIFMNFLQETENLTQYADQLRHSLDSLGSYYSDKSEIDALYADLYLKTNEFQKASGHLETLATGPESKYIYWDQLLSIYSYLGKFENMFQYGQKALQEFDKQPRIYLLSGIGALQTNKPDSALSLLEKGIQYVEDDKSMRVQFYIQLGEAYHRTENYEQSDHYFKNVLDLDPNNKIVLNNYSYYLSQREEKLKKALGYSHKVIKDEPNNPVYLDTYAWVLYKMGKLSEAKKYIERAIKNGGNEDADILEHYGDILYKTGDEDKAIQMWKEAKDKGNQSDQLNYKLENKTLPDQSDEN, encoded by the coding sequence ATGCGGCTTAATGTAGGAATTGTTTTGTTGGGTGTCATTTTTTTGGGTATCAGTGGCTGCAGTGTGATGGATAATATTGGAATCACCGGGAAAGAGAAGGCTCCGGAAGATACCGTTTATCAGGTTTTACCTGAAAACAAACAGGTTGAATACCAGTACAAATATATTCAGGCGATAAAATTGCGCTTAATGGGTAATACAAGTGATGCCCTGGAATATCTTAATCAATGTATTGATATAAAGCCTCAGGCGCCTGACCCTTATTATCAGAAGTCTCTGATAGGCTCCCAGCTTGAAGAATACCAGGAAGCCATCCGTTTTGGAAGAAAAGCTGTCCTATACGGACCCGATAACAAATGGTACAGAAAAAATCTGGCCGGTCTTTATCTTAGAAATGAAGTGCTGGACAGTGCAAGAATGCAATATGAATATCTCGTGGAGGAGTTGAAAGTTAATGATCTTGATATGGTCTTCAGACTGGCTCAGCTTTATCAGGAAACAAATAAATATCAGGAAGCCCTTACATATTACAATGAGCTTGAAGCTCGTGTTGGTGTGAATGAACGGATCAGTCAGCGAAAGAAGATGATTTATGCCAAAATCGGTGAGAAGGAAAAGGCTTATAGAGAAATAAGAAAGCTTATCGAAAAACATCCTGACGAATCCAAATATTATGGAATGCTGGCTGAATTATACGCGACATTTAATGAATACGAAAAAGCTGAAAAGATGTATAACCGGCTTTTTGAGATGGATAGCAACAATAAGCTGGGCCAGATTTCACTGGTTAGGTATTACAACAACAAGGGAGAAGTTGATAAAGCCCTGGAAACCTATAAGAACCAAGTGGTACCTAATCAATCCGTTGACTTTCGCGATAAGATGCTCATCTTTATGAATTTTTTACAGGAAACCGAAAATCTTACACAATATGCTGATCAGTTGAGACATTCGCTGGATTCGTTAGGATCTTATTATTCTGATAAAAGCGAAATTGATGCCCTTTATGCCGATCTATATTTAAAAACAAATGAGTTTCAAAAAGCTTCCGGGCATCTGGAAACCCTGGCTACCGGTCCGGAAAGCAAATACATCTATTGGGATCAGCTTTTATCCATATACAGCTATCTCGGTAAATTCGAAAACATGTTTCAATATGGACAGAAGGCACTGCAAGAATTTGATAAACAACCCAGAATATATTTGTTAAGCGGTATAGGTGCCTTACAGACCAATAAACCGGATTCCGCTTTATCCTTATTAGAAAAAGGGATTCAATACGTTGAAGACGATAAGTCCATGCGTGTACAATTTTACATCCAACTTGGAGAAGCTTACCATCGAACAGAAAATTATGAACAATCGGACCATTATTTTAAAAATGTGCTTGATTTGGATCCCAATAACAAAATTGTTTTGAATAATTACAGCTATTACCTTTCCCAGCGGGAAGAGAAATTAAAAAAAGCACTTGGATACAGCCATAAGGTTATTAAGGATGAACCCAATAATCCCGTCTATCTGGATACTTATGCATGGGTACTTTATAAGATGGGAAAATTATCAGAAGCAAAAAAATATATTGAGAGAGCTATTAAAAACGGAGGCAATGAAGATGCTGATATCCTTGAACATTACGGAGATATTTTGTATAAAACCGGAGATGAGGATAAAGCTATACAGATGTGGAAAGAGGCCAAAGACAAGGGAAATCAGTCGGATCAACTGAATTATAAATTGGAAAATAAAACTTTACCCGATCAATCCGATGAAAATTAA